From the genome of Deferribacteraceae bacterium V6Fe1:
TCGATAAATTCTTCAAAATATTTTTTAGCTTCTTCATATTTTGCAGATTCAAAAGCGATTTTGCCTTTTTCCATCAAGTGAAAAATGCTCTCTTTTTGCATATTAATACCTTAATTAATTTACTTTTAATTCTTCTTGCAGTTTGCCTAAAAGATTACTTACGCTCTTAAGATACTTTTTGCCGTTTTCATTTTTCAGAGCCTGCGTAAGTATAGCTATGGCTTCAGTTTTATTATTGGAGCGTTCTACAATATATTCTGCATAGTCGATTGCTGCCTTCGGGAATATCTCTGTATCTGGGTATTGCTCAAGAACAGTTTTAAACCTCATTTCCGCTGCCTTAAATTTTTTGGTCCTTAAATAGAATTTTGCTACATAATATTCCCTTTCGGCAAGCATCTCTCTCAGCTCTTTAATTTTAGCGTTGGTTTCTACCGTCTTTGCATATTCCGGGAATCTATCTTTAAGCTTTTTAAAATTTTCAAGGGCTTTGATTGTGTTTGTTTGATCTCTGTCTATTGTGTCAATCTGTTTGTAATAACATAGAGCAAGTCTGTATAAAGCCTGTTTGGCATATTCATTATCGGGGTATATATCCAAATACTCTTCGTAAGATGGAATTGCTTCATCAAACTGGTTTAGAAAAAAATATGAGTCAGCAAGGAAAAGCTGAGCCTGTGCGGCAATTTCCGGGTTGTCAGCCTCTAAAATAGACTGTTCGAAAGCCTCTGCTGCTTTCTTGTATTTCCCCTTCTCAAAATATGTTAAACCCTCTTTTAGCCAAACGTCCGCGGATTTATTGGGCTCCGGTTTTTTCCCGCAACCAACAATGATTAAAAGAGTCAATGCCATAACTAAAAAAATCTTATTCATAATTTCCCCTAAATTTCAG
Proteins encoded in this window:
- the bamD gene encoding outer membrane protein assembly factor BamD, yielding MNKIFLVMALTLLIIVGCGKKPEPNKSADVWLKEGLTYFEKGKYKKAAEAFEQSILEADNPEIAAQAQLFLADSYFFLNQFDEAIPSYEEYLDIYPDNEYAKQALYRLALCYYKQIDTIDRDQTNTIKALENFKKLKDRFPEYAKTVETNAKIKELREMLAEREYYVAKFYLRTKKFKAAEMRFKTVLEQYPDTEIFPKAAIDYAEYIVERSNNKTEAIAILTQALKNENGKKYLKSVSNLLGKLQEELKVN